In the Oryzias latipes chromosome 9, ASM223467v1 genome, one interval contains:
- the LOC101169042 gene encoding leucine-rich repeat transmembrane neuronal protein 4, whose amino-acid sequence MGSVMLDWRLFCLLLHAAALLLLSKGEKMCPASCRCERKIVYCESRNLLEIPVNISTGCQGLSLRNNNLMALLPYQFAHLNQLVWLYLDHNSISSMDALAFHGVRRLKELILNSNEITHLHNKTFSAIPNLRNLDLNHNQLQSLQPGHFHGLRKLQNLHLRSNGLRQILIRTFLECRSLEFLDLGYNHLRSLTRTTFLGLFRLRELHLEHNQFSKINFYVFPRLTNLRALYLQWNRIRSVSQGEPWIWQKLQKLDLSGNEIQMLDPAVFQCMPNLQTLNLETNKLSSVSAETVAAWTSLTTISLAGNAWDCSPSICPLMGWLRTFRDSKDISMICSSPKSVQGEKVVDVVRNYSVCLFEELSTATIIILSTTQTEDVTTFPVQFGVTHLTHTVSPSKKFTLSPVRPTEADRKTSESTTMTFPSDISLETPTLFIPELQFEHMTFHKIIAGSVALFLSVSLILLVIYVSWRRYPNTMRQLQQHSVNHKRRKKVHKQEQDLNSQLQEYYLSYHSNSEAMDSLVNETRPCTCTISGSIECEV is encoded by the exons ATGG GTTCTGTGATGTTGGACTGGAGGTTATTCTGCCTTCTTCTGCATGCAGCTGCCTTGCTGCTGCTCAGCAAGGGGGAGAAGATGTGCCCTGCAAGCTGTCGCTGCGAAAGGAAGATTGTTTACTGCGAGTCTCGAAACTTGCTAGAAATTCCAGTAAACATCTCCACAGGATGCCAAGGACTTTCCCTGCGTAATAACAACCTGATGGCTCTTTTGCCGTACCAGTTTGCACATCTCAATCAGCTGGTTTGGCTTTACCTGGACCACAACTCCATCAGTTCTATGGATGCTTTGGCCTTTCATGGAGTGCGTCGACTCAAGGAGCTGATTCTCAATTCAAATGAAATTACCCATCTGCACAATAAAACATTCAGTGCCATTCCAAACTTGAGGAATCTGGATTTAAATCACAACCAGCTGCAGTCTCTGCAGCCAGGCCATTTCCACGGTCTACGAAAGCTTCAGAACCTCCACCTTCGCTCTAATGGACTGAGACAGATCCTGATTCGAACATTTCTGGAGTGCCGCAGCTTGGAGTTTCTTGACTTGGGTTATAATCACCTGCGCAGCCTTACCCGCACAACCTTTTTAGGGCTGTTCAGGTTGAGGGAGCTTCACCTGGAGCACAATCAGTTCTCCAAgattaatttttatgttttccctCGCCTCACCAACCTGCGGGCTCTTTATTTGCAATGGAATCGCATACGATCTGTCAGTCAAGGTGAACCATGGATTTGGCAGAAGCTTCAGAAACTGGACCTGTCCGGGAATGAGATCCAGATGTTGGACCCAGCCGTTTTCCAGTGCATGCCAAACTTGCAAACACTAAATCTTGAAACAAACAAGTTGAGCAGCgtatctgcagaaactgtggcAGCATGGACTTCCCTGACCACCATCAGCCTGGCAGGTAACGCCTGGGACTGCAGTCCCAGCATCTGCCCTCTGATGGGATGGCTCAGAACTTTCAGGGACTCAAAAGACATCAGCATGATCTGCAGCAGTCCCAAGTCTGTGCAGGGTGAGAAGGTGGTGGATGTAGTAAGGAATTACTCTGTGTGTCTGTTTGAGGAGCTCTCCACTGCAACCATCATCATTCTGAGCACAACCCAAACTGAAGATGTTACAACTTTTCCAGTTCAGTTTGGAGTTACACACCTGACGCATACTGTGTCACCCTCAAAGAAATTTACCCTTTCTCCGGTCCGTCCCACCGAGGCTGACAGAAAGACCTCAGAATCCACAACTATGACCTTTCCATCCGACATCTCCCTTGAAACCCCCACACTGTTCATTCCAGAGCTGCAGTTTGAACATATGACTTTCCATAAAATCATTGCAGGCAGTGTAGCCCTGTTCCTGTCAGTCTCATTGATTCTGCTGGTTATTTATGTGTCGTGGAGGCGCTACCCCAACACCATgaggcagctgcagcagcactcAGTCAACCATAAacgaagaaaaaaggtccacaAGCAGGAGCAGGACCTTAACTCTCAGCTGCAAGAGTACTATCTGAGCTACCATTCAAACTCAGAAGCAATGGACTCATTGGTGAATGAAACCAGGCCATGCACGTGCACTATTTCAGGATCCATAGAGTGTGAGGTATAA
- the LOC101169294 gene encoding leucine-rich repeat transmembrane neuronal protein 4 has protein sequence MQLRAADTRIHRARMGLPVLFQWLIFIVVVPTWLFAAPNRERPCPHSCRCDGKIIYCESNAFHDMPNNVSVGTQGLSLRYNSLVSLRAHQFAALSQLVWLYLDHNYINAVDGQAFHGIRRLKELILSSNKLTKLKNNTFHDVPNLRNLDLSYNKLQVLQPNQFFGLRKLLSLHLRSNSLKTIPMRVFLDCRNLEFLDVGYNRLRSLTRNAFAGLLKLIELHLEHNQFSKINFAHFPRLTNLRALYLQWNRIKLLNQGLPWMWTSLQKLDLTGNELDILDSNTFQCLPNLQTLNLDSNKLTNISQQTVDTWISLTTISLAGNLWHCNPNICPLISWLKAFKGNKGTTMICATPKEAQGEKVTDVVDTYNVCTATPTPLTSTTLPLTSVFQTELPSFPTQSSVDQKLIWNRTDSSSPSPSQASPTSPLPDSELVSFHKIIAGSVALSLFVTIILLVIYVSWKHYPNSLKQLQLRSAVKKRQKKAREIERSFNSPLQEYYVDYKPSHSETMDVLVNGTGPYTYTISGSRECEV, from the exons ATGCAGCTGAGAGCCGCGGACACGAGGATACACCGCGCCAGGATGG GACTCCCCGTGCTTTTCCAGTGGCTTATCTTCATAGTGGTGGTACCCACATGGTTGTTTGCGGCTCCGAACCGGGAGCGCCCCTGTCCCCATAGCTGCAGGTGTGATGGGAAAATAATATACTGTGAATCGAATGCCTTTCACGACATGCCAAACAATGTGTCTGTGGGCACACAGGGTCTGTCCCTTCGCTACAACAGCCTGGTAAGCCTAAGAGCCCACCAGTTTGCAGCACTGAGTCAACTCGTTTGGCTCTACCTGGACCATAATTACATCAATGCTGTGGATGGCCAGGCCTTCCACGGGATACGGAGGCTCAAGGAACTGATTCTCAGCTCAAATAAGctcacaaagttaaaaaacaacacgttTCACGATGTCCCCAATTTACGAAACCTTGATCTGTCCTACAACAAGCTGCAGGTTCTCCAGCCAAACCAGTTTTTTGGTTTACGAAAGCTGCTCAGCCTGCACTTGAGGTCAAACTCCTTAAAAACCATCCCCATGCGTGTTTTTCTTGATTGTCGCAACCTGGAGTTTCTTGATGTTGGCTACAACAGGCTGAGGAGCCTTACACGAAATGCCTTTGCAGGACTCCTAAAGTTGATTGAGCTTCATTTGGAGCACAATCAGTTTTCAAAGATAAACTTTGCTCATTTCCCCCGCTTGACTAACCTACGGGCGCTTTACCTGCAGTGGAACAGGATAAAATTGCTTAACCAGGGTCTGCCGTGGATGTGGACTTCCTTACAAAAGTTGGACCTCACAGGAAATGAGTTGGACATTCTGGATTCAAACACATTTCAGTGCCTGCCTAACCTTCAGACTCTTAATCTGGACTCCAACAAACTCACCAACATTTCTCAGCAGACGGTGGACACCTGGATCTCCCTCACAACCATCAGCCTGGCTGGCAATTTGTGGCACTGTAACCCCAACATATGTCCTCTGATATCTTGGCTCAAAGCCTTTAAGGGTAACAAGGGGACAACTATGATTTGCGCCACTCCTAAGGAGGCCCAAGGAGAGAAAGTAACAGATGTGGTGGACACTTACAATGTCTGTACAGCAACGCCAACTCCACTCACCTCCACGACCTTGCCCCTCACTTCTGTGTTTCAGACGGAGCTGCCGTCTTTTCCCACGCAGTCCTCTGTGGATCAAAAGCTGATCTGGAACAGGACGGATTCTTCTTCCCCTTCACCTTCCCAGGCCTCCCCCACCTCCCCCCTGCCTGACAGTGAGCTTGTATCCTTCCACAAAATCATAGCCGGCAGCGTGGCCCTTTCCCTATTCGTGACCATAATTCTGCTAGTGATCTACGTGTCGTGGAAACACTATCCCAACAGTCTCAAACAGCTTCAGCTGCGCTCAGCAGTCAAAAAGCGCCAGAAAAAGGCTCGGGAGATCGAGCGCTCTTTTAATTCTCCACTGCAAGAATATTACGTGGACTACAAACCTTCCCACTCAGAGACTATGGATGTTCTGGTTAATGGAACAGGACCTTATACATACACGATCTCAGGCTCGAGGGAATGTGAGGTATGA